The Microbacterium sp. zg-Y1090 sequence ACCGCGGATGCGCGCGGCGTGAGCGTCACCGACGCCGTCGCGGACTATCTCACGTACGCGTCGTTCGTGAGCGTCGAGGGAAGCTGGACGCGCACGTCGACCACCGCGACCGCGGGCGACGACCAGGCCTTCGCACTCGCGGGTGCCCTCGTCCCGGGTGCGACCGCCGCGTTGCGGCTCACGTTCGATCTCGCGGCGGGCCACACCGGCGACGTGGTGAACGCCGTCGTGGCCGGCGCGGAGAACGCACCCGACGCGAGCGACGACGACGGACACGGCGCGGCGCGCTTTGCGAACCTGTCGATCGCGAAGACGCACACGGGGGACGCCGTGGCCGGCGAGAGCATGCCGTACACGCTCACCGTCACCAACCACGGGCCTTCCGACGCCTCCGGGCCGCTCGTGGTCACCGACACGCTGCCCGCAGGGTTCGCGTACGCCGCGGGCTCCGCGACCGTGCGGGTCGACGGTGGCGCGGCTGCCGCGCTCGAACCGACGGCGCGGGACGGCGTGCTGACGTGGACGATCGGCACCGCCGCATCCACCTTCGCCGTGGGCAGCACCGTGACCGTCGCGTTCACGGCCGATGTCGACGCAGACGTGACCGCCGGCACGTACACGAATGTCGCGACCGTAGACGGTCCGCACGACACGGATCCCAGTGACGACGTCGCGCACGACCCCACGATCGTCACGACCTCGGCCGACCTCTCGGTCGTCAAGACCGCCGCGGCCGGATCGCACGTCGCCGGCACCGACGTCGCGTTCACGCTGCGCGTCACGAACGCGGGCCCCTCGGTCGCGCGCGACGTCGCCGTGATCGACGCCGTGCCGTCCGGCATGACCGTGACCGCACTGAGCGGGGCGGGCTTCACGTGCGACGTCGCGAGCGCGACGTGCGTCCGTGCGATCCTGCCCGTCGGCACGTTCGACATCGCCGTGACCGCGCGCGTCGCATCCGCCGTCGCGGACGCGACCGACCTCACGAACACCGTGACCGTCACGAGCTCGACGCCCGACCCGGACGGCCCGGCTACCGACGACGAGACGGTGCGCGTGAACGCGCTCGCGGATCTCGCCCTCACGAAGACGGCCGTAGACGACGCGCTTGTGCCGCGCACGACCGCGGACGCGGGGGCGACCGTGCGCTACCTGCTCGAGGTCACGAACGAGGGCGCATCCGATGCCGTGGGGCCGCTGCGCATCACCGACACGCTGCCCGCGGGCATGACGTTCATCGCGGTCGCGGACGGCGGCGCCGCGTGGACGTGTGCCGCGGACGCCGGTGCACCCCGCCTCGTCGAGTGCGTGCACGCGGGCGGGCTGCCTGCCGGCGCACACGCGAGCGCCCTCGTGATCCATGTTTCGCTGGATCCGGGAATGCCGACCGGTCCCGCCGTCAACGTCGCGAGCGTGTCGTCGGCGACGCCGGATCCCGAGCCCGCGAACGACACCGACGACGCGCTCGTCGAGGTCACGCACGCGACCGACCTGTCGATCACGAAGACGCACGACCCGGCATCCGTGCGGATCGGCGATGCGCTCACGTTCGGTCTCGTCGTGCGCAACGACGGGCCGTCCGTCGCGACCGGCATCGAGGTCGTCGACACGCTGCCGGCGGGCCTGGAGTACCTCGACGCGGGCGCGACGGCCCCGGAGTGGTCCGTCACCGCGGTGCCCGCGGCCGACGGCACGACGGTGCTCACCGCTGCGCTCGCGACGGCCCTCGCGCCGGGTGCGTCCGCTCCGGTGCTCGAGGTGGCCGCGCGCGTGCACGCCGCTGCGTATCCCGCTGTCGTCAACGTCGCGCAGGTGAGCGGCGCGCAGCCCGATCGGGACCCCTCCGACAACATCGCCGAAGACCCCGTCGATGTGCCCGCGCAGGCCGCCCTGGTGCTCGAGAAGCTCGCGCACGGCGCGTTCGAGGTCGGGGGGACGGGCAGCTATACGGTCACGCTCACCAACCGCGGTCCCACCGAGGATCCGGGTCCGGTGGTCATCACCGACGACCTGCCCGCGGGCCTCGACGTCCGTGGCGTGACCGGGCACGGCATGACGTGCGCCGACGCGTCCGGGACGGTGACGTGCACGGTGAACGGGCCGCTCGCGGTCGGAGCATCCGCGACCGCGCGCGTGAGCGTCGCGATCGGCGTCGCCGCGTTCCCCGAGGTGGTCAACACGGCCGTGGTCGACTCGCCCACCGAGCAGACGCCGGACGCGCGGCTGAGCGCGTCGGCGACGACGTCCGTGTCCGCGCAGCCGCTGCCTGCGACCGGGGGCACGCCGTCGCTGTGGCTCGGCGCCACCGCTCTGCTGCTCGCACTCGCGGGTGCCGCGCTGCTGATCGTGCGGCGCCGCGGCGCCGTGCGCCGGGCGTGAGTCGCCCTCCGGGACGGAACTGCGCGCGGTGCCGCGAGTTCCGTCCCGGAGAGTGAGCATCGCGCACGCGAGCATCCCCAGTCAGGCCTCGTGCACCACCCTGCTAGGGTGGGGTCCCCTGAGGGGGCCGAGGTTCGATTCCTCCGTCTCCGCCATTTCTTCTCGCCTCTCGCCCTTCTCGGCAGCGAGGCCCGGGCCCGGCGCTCGTCAGAGCACCGTCGGAGGTGAGGTGTCATGAACACGATCCTCGTCACGGGAGCCTCCGGGGGCATCGGTGCCGCCGTGGCGCGACGGTTCGCCGCCGCGGGCTCCCGCGTCGCCGTGCATTACGCCACCGACCGGGCCGGCGCGGAGGAGACCCTTCGCTCCCTCGACGGCACCGGGCACGCGATCGTGACCGGCGACCTGGGAGCTGCAGAGGGGGGACTGCGCACCGTCGAGTCGGCGCTCGAGGCGGTCGGACCGCTTGACGTGCTCGTCTGCAACGCGGCCGTCGCTCCGGTCGCCTCCCGCCGGCATGTGATCGGCGAGACCTCCTATGAGGACTGGAACGCCGTCTTCCAGCAGATGGTGAGCGTCAACCTGGTGGGTGCCGCGAATCTCGCGTGGGCGTTCGCCGACCACCTCATCGGTCGCGGTGCACCCGGCGCCATCGTCAACGTCGGGTCGCGCGGCGCGTTCCGCGGCGAACCCGACTTCCCCGCATACGCGGCCAGCAAAGCCGGCCTCCACGCCCTCGGTCAGTCGCTCGCGGTGGCTCTGGCCCCCCACGGCATCTCCGTCACCTCCGTCGCGCCCGGGTTCGTCGCGACGCCGCGCCAGCTGTCGAAGCTCGACGGCGCCGAGGGCGACGCGCTGAGAGCCCAGAGCCCATTCGGCCGGGTCGGCACGCCGGAGGAGATCGCCGCGGCGGTCTTCTGGCTCGCCTCGCCCGAGGCGGCCTGGTCGTCGGGGACGATCCTCGACGCCAACGGCGCGTCCTATCTCCGGCCGTAGCAGCGCCGGTCGCGCCCCGCGCGTGCCCGGTCTCCTCCCGTCACGCGCGTCCCTTGAGGATCATGTGCCAATAGACCCACGGCAGCACGTAGCGGTCCATGATCCAGGTCAGCCGATTCTCGCGCATCGACCCCTTCCACC is a genomic window containing:
- a CDS encoding SDR family NAD(P)-dependent oxidoreductase, encoding MNTILVTGASGGIGAAVARRFAAAGSRVAVHYATDRAGAEETLRSLDGTGHAIVTGDLGAAEGGLRTVESALEAVGPLDVLVCNAAVAPVASRRHVIGETSYEDWNAVFQQMVSVNLVGAANLAWAFADHLIGRGAPGAIVNVGSRGAFRGEPDFPAYAASKAGLHALGQSLAVALAPHGISVTSVAPGFVATPRQLSKLDGAEGDALRAQSPFGRVGTPEEIAAAVFWLASPEAAWSSGTILDANGASYLRP